One window of Medicago truncatula cultivar Jemalong A17 chromosome 2, MtrunA17r5.0-ANR, whole genome shotgun sequence genomic DNA carries:
- the LOC25486686 gene encoding F-box/FBD/LRR-repeat protein At1g13570: protein MGKKQKNSTPQKVIDEQPDPDRISCLPGHVIDQILTYLQIRDAVRTSVLSRKWRNKWNTLPNLVFDRNCVAAIDDQLVIERKLLKIVDHVLLLHSGPINMFKFYDEHLIGESFLSDIDRWILHLTRSSIKELVLKFWIAGYYKIPWCLFSCQSLHHLKLHWCCLKPPTTFEGFKRLKSLDLNLVTVAQDAFENLISGCPLLEKLKLIEVDGFTQINIRAPNLKFLEIDGEYEGINFDNTFQLAVVVIDLWWDFNLQSSNQGGSRESSNMLKIFDHLPHIQSLVIESNFLKYLAAGVLPVKLPTPCIYLSYLSLCINFDNLKEISAALCLLRSSPNLRKLEIFSWNEARASPFTPAAYCWEDIFSAPAMPIQVRHVAIDGIFGTNLELDFIKFLLLYSPMLEKMTLKPVESFTPELVRGLIRFKRASGEAEVIWEDSSLHNDYLVIDN, encoded by the exons ATG ggaaaaaaacaaaaaaattctactcCCCAAAAGGTTATTGATGAGCAACCGGATCCGGATAGAATAAGTTGCTTACCAGGTCATGTAATAGATCAGATTCTGACTTACTTGCAAATTAGGGATGCAGTGAGAACAAGTGTTTTATCTAGAAAATGGAGGAACAAATGGAACACACTTCCAAATCTTGTGTTTGATAGAAATTGTGTTGCAGCCATTGATGACCAGTTAGTTATTGAGAGGAAGTTATTGAAAATTGTTGATCATGTACTTTTACTTCATTCTGGGCCAATCAACATGTTCAAGTTCTATGATGAACATCTCATTGGTGAGAGTTTTCTGAGTGATATTGATCGGTGGATTCTTCATCTAACTAGAAGCTCTATTAAAGAGCTTGTGCTGAAATTTTGGATAGCGGGATACTACAAGATACCTTGGTGCTTATTCTCTTGTCAAAGTTTACATCATTTGAAATTACATTGGTGTTGTCTTAAACCTCCAACGACGTTTGAAGGCTTTAAGAGGTTGAAGAGTCTTGATCTGAATCTAGTAACAGTGGCTCAAGATGCTTTTGAAAACTTGATCTCTGGCTGCCCTCTgcttgaaaaattgaaattgatagaaGTTGATGGTTTCACCCAAATTAATATTCGTGCACCAAATCTCAAGTTTTTGGAAATTGATGGCGAATATGAGGGTATTAACTTCGACAACACTTTTCAATTAGCTGTGGTAGTCATTGATTTATGGTGGGATTTTAACTTACAAAGCAGCAATCAAGGTGGATCGCGTGAAAGCAGCAATATGCTAAAGATTTTCGATCATCTACCTCACATACAAAGCCTAGTGATTGAAAGCAATTTTTTAAAG TATTTGGCTGCAGGTGTTTTGCCAGTAAAGCTTCCtacaccttgtatttatctaaGCTATCTTTCCTTATGCATAAACTTCGACAACCTAAAGGAAATTTCGGCTGCTCTTTGCTTGCTCAGAAGCTCACCTAATCTTCGAAAATTAGAAATATTT TCATGGAATGAGGCGCGTGCTTCCCCTTTCACACCTGCCGCCTATTGTTGGGAAGATATATTTTCGGCACCAGCCATGCCCATTCAAGTGCGACATGTGGCGATTGATGGCATCTTTGGTACCAATTTGGAAttagattttatcaaatttCTACTTCTATATTCTCCCATGCTAGAAAAGATGACTCTGAAGCCTGTTGAAAGCTTCACACCGGAGCTGGTGAGAGGACTAATTCGGTTCAAAAGAGCGTCAGGAGAAGCTGAAGTTATTTGGGAAGACTCTTCTCTTCATAATGATTATCTTGTGATAGATAATTGA
- the LOC25486687 gene encoding vacuolar protein sorting-associated protein 2 homolog 2 has translation MNIFKKKTTPKEALRQSKREMSVATRGIEREIASLQMEEKKLVAEIKREAKTGNEASTKILARQLVRLRQQITNLQGSRAQIRGVATHTQALYASTSISTGMKGATKAMVAMNKQMAPAKQAKVIQEFQKQSAQLDMTIEMMSESIDETLDKDEAEEESEELTNQVLDEIGVDIASQLSSAPKGRIASRNAENAAPRSESQDVEELEKRLASLRRI, from the exons ATGAACATCTTCAAGAAGAAAACCACACCCAAAG AAGCTCTGCGACAAAGTAAGAGAGAAATGTCTGTGGCAACAAGAG GAATTGAAAGAGAGATAGCATCGCTTCAGATGGAG GAAAAGAAGTTGGTGGCAGAGATTAAAAGAGAGGCAAAAACTGGAAATGAG GCTTCTACTAAAATCCTGGCTAGGCAGCTAGTTAGGTTACGCCAACAGATAACCAATCTGCAGGGAAGTCGTGCACAGATCAGGGGTGTAGCAACTCACACACAG GCATTATATGCAAGCACTTCAATCTCTACAGGAATGAAGGGTGCCACTAAAGCAATGGTGGCAATGAATAAG CAAATGGCACCGGCAAAGCAGGCTAAAGTGATTCAAGAATTCCAAAAACAATCAGCACAACTCGACATGACG ATTGAGATGATGTCCGAATCTATTGATGAAACTTTAGACAAAGATGAAGCCGAGGAAGAATCAGAAGAACTCACTAACCAG GTTCTTGATGAAATTGGAGTGGATATTGCATCCCAG TTATCTTCTGCTCCGAAAGGTCGGATTGCTTCAAGGAATGCTGAAAATGCCGCTCCAAG ATCAGAATCCCAAGATGTTGAAGAACTTGAAAAGAGATTGGCTTCTCTTCGAAGAATATAA